A window of Aurantibacillus circumpalustris genomic DNA:
ACGATTGGAATTCTGCAGATTTCAAATCATTTCTATTGAGTTCTACAGGAGTAAATACAACACCAGTTATTTCTACCATCGGTACTACTCATAGTATTAATCCAAATTACGCCGGTTGTATGAAAACCTCGCCGAATGGTAAAAAGCTTGCTCTAGCTATCCACGGCCTTGGTGCTTTTGAATTATATGATCTTGATAATAGCACTGGCGTAATCTCTCATTCGCTTAGCTTAACTACAAACGCTGTTAACAAGGCTTATGGCGTTGAATTTTCTCCAGATGGCACCAAACTTTATGGCGGTACAGGCTACAGCAACGGATTTCTTTATCAATGGAACCTCTGCGCTGGCAATGATTCTTTAATTGTAGCAAGTAAGTATCCTGTTTACACGAGTACTGCAGGCATTGCGGCAATGCAAGCTGCTTCGGATGGAAAAATTTATGCCGCGCGATACAATCAATCCACGCTTGGGGTAATAAACAATCCTAATGTTTTAGGAGCAGGGTGCAATTACGTAGATCTTGGTCAATCCATCGCACCAAAATCAACTGTGTGGAGCATCCCTAATTTTATCACCAGTTATTTTAAAACAGCCCCTACTCCGTTTACTTATAGTTCAAGTTGTACAAGCTATTCATTTGACTCTTCACCAACCTTTAGTTTGAGTGTTGCTTGTGGTGGTAATTTAAATACAGTTACAGGACTATTATGGAATTTTGGTGATGCAAATTCGGGTACTGCGAACACGTCCACATTAACAAATCCTGTCCATAATTATTCAGCTATTGGAACTTACACAACACAGCTCGTAATCTATTACCAATGTTCTTCTGACACAATTCGCGCTATCATTACTCCTACGGCTGTACCTCCAGCTCTTAATGTTACAGGCACTTTTACACTCTGCAAAGGTGATAAACAAATCTTAACTGCTACTGGAGCAAATAACTATACCTGGAGTACTGGTATTCAAACCTCAACAATTTTAATTTCGCCAACAATTACAACTGTTTATAGTGTTAGTAGTACTTATTCAAATACCTGCATGCAAAGCAAACAGTTTACTATAACAGTAAATAAATGTACCAGTCTACAAAATATTACGAAAGAAGAATCTTGGTTTAATATATATCCAAATCCTTCAAATGGCAGTGTGAGCTTTGAAACTTCTAAAGAATTAGAAATTAACCTTACAGATTTCACTGGTAAACCTATACGAACAATTCCAACAAAAATTGGTACAACTCAGGTTGATCTTGAAGATCTGCCAAGCGGTGTTTACCTTTTGAGATTAGCTACCTACCCAAATTCTAAACCAATTCGTTTTATAAAAACAGATTAATAAACTTATTTTTGTTCGGTCCTATAATTAAAACACTGAATGTTTCAAAATGGAATTGCTGACATTGTTACTTTCCAATGGGGTGCGTTTAGGTCATCAAATATCTTACCCTGACTATTTATGAAAACTAATGAATCGCTGTATATGAAATAATCAAATACTCTTATGCATTAGAAAGAAAGTGCTTATGCAAAGAATTGAAATTATCTATTAATACTCACGTGTCCACTATAGGATTTTTCACTCCCTTTTCCATTTATGAAAAGCGTGATTTTCCAAACATAGGTACCATTTTCGCACACCTGTCCTTTATAGCTTCCGTCCCAGCCCTCATTTGTATCAACACTTTCGAATAACATCTCTCCCCAACGATTAAAAACCATTAGATGGTACCAGTTAGCGCCGCGTACGATCGGTAAAAAAACTTCGTTTTTTCCATCCTCGTTTGGCGTGAAAATATTTGGTACATAGATACTAAAATTAGGTTCCACTGAAATCTCTTTTACAACTGTATCGGCACAACCCCACTTATTTCTAATAACCATTGCCACCGGATATGTACCAGCATTTGAATAGGTGTACCGTACGTACTCGTCGGTAGTGCGATACCCCATATTGTCTGTAAAATACCAATCTCTGTTTGTAAGTTCAACTCCGTCAGAAGTATTTGTAAAAAGAACCTCGTCTAACATTTCAATTGGGGTTTTAGGAGCAAAAACAAAATTAGCCGAAGGTTTTGGAAACACATTTACTATTAGTGTAAACTGATTTATGCAATTGTTTGTGTCTCTCAACATTCCTTTAATATAATGTTCTCCTTCTTCTTTAAAACAATGTCTAAAATCGCTACCTGTAAAAGACGTTGTACTTACTTGCCAGTTCATTAAATTTACAGGAGTCGATGTTGAATTAACTGAAAATGAAAGTTGAGAACAGTAAGGGGCGCATCCTTTAAGCTGATCTGCAGGGAAGTGACCAGTTGGCAGATTAAATAATGCCAGAGGTTGCGTGGCATCGGCTTTACACTTGTTTAAATCAATAACTGTAAGTGTATATATACCAGAATAATTCATTGAATTGACCTTAAAAGTCATATTCTGATCGTTACCGATATATCCTGCGGGTCCATTCCATTGATAGTCGCCGCCTCCACTTCCTTGGAGAGTTATCATATTGTTCACACAAACTGTCTGCGCAATAGAAGTAATGATAGGTACAGGCAATGGCGCAACCGATAAGGTAACCATGGCTGAATTAGTACAATTGTTTAAGCTTGCAACTACTGTATAATTATGACTTTGTAAAACGGTAGGATTAAACATAACGGTAGAGCCCGCCACTGAATTGAGCGCTGTTGAAGGGAACCAGATAAAGTTATCTCCTGTTCCCTTTGTTGATAATACAGCAGAACTTCCAAGACATACAACGGCCTGATTCGTTTCGACGACAAATTGCGGCAGCACATTAACCGTTAGTGTACTGCTATTAGTAGCGCTGTTACAACCTAAACTTGTACCAATCACTGAAAATGAAGAAGTGCTTGCAGGAGTTACTATCGCTACGTTATTACTTACGCTACTGATACTTCCAGGAAGCGCGGCCGACCACGTGTAAGCGTCAGCGCCGGAAGCAGTGTACGTATATGTCTGTCCAACACATATTGGAAATGGATTACTGATAATCACTGTTGGATTTGGAATAATAGTAAATTGGCTTGTGACACTTACAGTACAAGCTCCGTTAGAACCGACGAGCGTAACGGTGACGGGTCCAGCTGGCTGATATGGCGCTGTCATGGTCAAAATCGATGCTGGTCCTGAAGGGTTGGAGCTATTTATATAATTTGGAACGCTTAATGTGTAAAGACTTGCTCCTGTAAAATTTGCAGTAAGACCGTTAGGTGATCCATTAAACGCTTGTGCACAAATTGTCTGGTTGTTTAATGAAATATGGGGACTTGGCGGAGGGAGAACGCTTGCAGTGGCAGTGGCAGAAATTTTGCAACCGTTCACGCCCGTTGCTATAACCGTATAGATGCCTGAGTGTTGAAGCGTAGAATTTGGAAATAACACATTTTGTAAGTTGGAATTAAAATTTAGGGGGCCTGTCCATGTATAAGTAGTTCCTGCCAAAGGATTGACACTAAGACTAAGTGTCTCGCCTGCACAAACTGTTCCTGCAACTACCACAAGCGCAGGCGCTGAATTAACGACAACCGTGGCATTTGCGGAAACAGTACAGTTGTTTGCTCCTGTAACTACCAATGTGTAAACGCCTGAATTGTTTGGTCCGACGGGATTGATAAGCGGATTTTGAATGCCAGAAGTAAAACTAAAAGGTCCTGACCATAAATAAGAGACTCCACCACCACCATTCAGCGACAAGCTCGCAGCATTACAAAGCGGGCTGTTAGAGGAAATCACTGGAACAGGAACAGGTTTTAAAATTACGCTGGCCGTGGTCATGGCTGTGCAGCCGGATACAGATCCGATCACGGTGTATTGCTTAGTAGTTAAAGGATTATGTGTATAGTTAGCGCCAGTTGCGAAGGGGCTGTTCCATGTATAAGTTACCGCGCCGCTTGCCGTTAAAGTGGCAACCTGACCTGGACAAATAGAAACGTTGCTGACACTTAAAACAGGATAATTCACAACGGTCACAACAAAAGTCCCGCTTCCGCTGCAGTTACCTGTTCCACCGACTACCGAGTATACCGTTGTCGAGGTTGGAGTAACAACAATACTCGATGAATTAGCGGATGTATTCCAGGTATAAGTAGTGGAGCCAGTTGCTGTTAGCGTCGCAGAACTACCTACGCATACGGAAGTTGGTCCCGCTATAGCAACAGGAGCCCCAGAACTTACTACAATCGTAATAGAATCGGCATCTGTGCATGCATTAGAATGCCCATAAAGGTAGTAAGTGGTAGTTATTGTAGGTGAAACTACAATGGTAGGATTAACTGAGATCGGGATCCAGGTATAAGAGAGGGCGCCTGAAGCCGTCAACGTAGTACTCCCTCCAGAGCAAATAGTTGAAGAGGTTGCTCCAATAACTAGGTTCACGGGAGTACTCACATAAACTCCGTCCAGAAAATTTCCAATCGCCACGTTCCCACCGCTCCAGTATACTGGCGTAAACCTGACTTCATATAATCCGTTGGTAGGAGGTGTGTATGTGACTGTATAAGTTCCCCATGCCGTGTTACCATCTCCATATTTGCCAAGAGAGATGTATGGTCCGCCAAAAGGGCCTATGGAAACTTGCACAGTATCAATACCTGCGCGGCCTCTGTGGGCAAAGCTAATACTGAATGGAGTACCGGCAACCGCCGTAACGGTTTGGAACATGGTTGCTGCCATGGTTGCGTTTAATTCCACAAATTGTATACCACTGTACGATGAAACTCCGTTAGCTCCATTCCCCCATACTTCCATTGTTCCGTTAGTAGCGGTTGTGCTCCAACACGGAATTGTTCCAACCAGCGCAACACCGGTAGTAATACTCGTATTATCGAAACTTCCATTACAGTTAACCGGACACGTTTGAGCGTTTATTTGCGTTAGAAATAAAAGTAAAAAAGGATATAACGTTTTCATTGAAGCACACTTACGAAGATATAAAAAATACTAGTTTAATTCTTCAATTTTAACTTACAAAACCAGTTACTGCTGTTCGATCAGTAACTGATCATATTTTTAGATGTAAAATTTTGGTAGACTCACGCCTTTAAGACACTTGTATCAACCATCTGTTATATTATTTAATCATTTTTACATTAAATAACTATTAAATTTTTAATTTCATAAATTAGTTTTCTTCTCACCTTTCAAATCACTAAGATCTGCATAAGATTATTTTTATATCATTATTTGTTATTTTGTTTGTGAATACACGTGCTCAAAACGATGATTCGTTAGTTCTTGCTTTAAAGAAAATTCCGGAAACAAAAATAAGTGCGCCCGACGATACCCTTGCCCTTGGCTTATTATACACCTTAGCACTAAGAAACATTGTTCCAGAAAAATTGGATCAATATTGTTTTCGATTAAGAAGAGAAACCGAAAAAAAAATAGTCCTTTTACCAAGAGACCATAAACTACAAACCACATTAAAAAAATATTTGGCTTTTGCCTATAATCACTATGGTCTCGTTAACAGGGATAAAGGTGACGTGGTAACGGCACTTGATTATTTTCACAAGAGCCTTAAAATTTATGAAGAACTCAAACTTTTAAACTGGGTAGGCGTTGTGTATAACAACATGGCTAACACTTACAATGATATTGGTGATTTAAATAAAGCGATTGAATACATTCGAAAAGGACTTACACTTATTAATCAATATGGCGAATATGAAGAAATAGCGGTAAGTACAATAAACCTGGGTTATTTTCACTTTCTTAAAAACCGAATAGACACCGCTTTGTTTTATTACGAAATAGGTCTTAAAAAATGTATTGAAAATAATGATCTGTATACACAAACATTGGCACATGAACGTATAGGTCAAGTTTACGCTGCGAAACAGCAGTACGACGTTGCGATGCACTACTATCAAAAGAGTTTGAACCTTGGCGAAAAATTTGATCGCTACAAATTAGTAGCTTCTGTTTTAAATGACATTGGTGATTGTTATTATTTTCAAAACAACTACAAAGAGGCCTTAAACTATTCCGAAAGATCGTTAAAACAAAGTCTTGAATTGGGCAATGCAGTAAAAATTAAAAACGCAGCATTCAGCTTAAAAACTATTTACGAAAAACTTGGTAATGAAAAACAAGCCCTTAAAATGTATGAGTTGTATATTCAAATGAGGGATAGCACCAATAATGAGATTACACAAAGACTGGCCCTTAAAAAACAAATGGAGTTTGAGTTAGAGAAAAAAGAAATTACTTTTAAAAGTGAAAAAGAGCGATTAGAAAAACTTTTTGATCAAAAACGAAAATTTTATTTTATACTCGCGTTGATTCTCTTAGTCCTTATCGGGATTCTTTTTTTATCCTTTTATCTCTGGTATAAATTTCGAAAAGAAAGACAAAGTAATGATTTGAATATAGAATTAAAGGAACAATTAAAACTTGAGATAAAAGAAAAGGAAAACATAGCAAACTCTATTATTGATATTCAAGAAATAGAACGCAAAAAACTGGCCGCAGAGCTGCACGACGGGGTCAATCAACTCTTGTTTGCAGCAAAATTACAATTAGGTGCGGCAAAAAGCACAGCTGAAGTTTTACATAAGGAAGGCATTAAATTAATTGAAATGGCCATACAGGAAATACGAGGAATTGCTGGTAACCAAGGATCCTTTTTATTAAAAGATAAGTCCTTGTCAGATGCACTCAGCGACTTAATTCAGCAAATGAATGGAACCAATAATATGGAAATTATTTTCTTAAACTATGGTATTAATGAAATTCTTTTAGATGAAAGTCATAAAATAAATGTATTGCGGACCATACAAGAACTTTTGAATAACAGCATTAAGCATTCTAAAGGAATCAACTGTTACATCTCAGCTAAAACAACAGATTCTAAGATTTTATTTTCGGTAAGTGATAATGGTATTGGAACAGATTTAAAAAATATAATTTACGGAAACGGACTTAAAAACATTAAAAATAAAATATTATTACTAAAGGGAAAAATAAGGAGTTTTTCTCTGCCAAATAAGGGTTCAAAAACGTTTATTGTTTTACCGTTAAATAAATAACAATGATAAAAATACTACTTGTTGAAGATCATAAATTAGTACGTCAGGCATGGCGTAATCTTTTGCTAACAAATAATGAAATTGTAATAATTGGTGAGGCTGAAACAGGAGAGGAAGCACTTGCTTTTGTGCGTGGTTCTATACCAGACATAATTCTTCTCGATATTAATCTAAAGGGTGAAAATGGTAGTGTTATTATTCCAACATTATGCAATATTTTACCACATCCTAAAATTATTGTTGTTTCAATGAATACAGAATATTCTTTTGTAAAAACTATGTTTAAACTCGGAGTGCTTGGTTATATTAGTAAAAATGCTTCGTTGGAAGATATGTTAACTGGCATTGCAGAAGTTGCTAAGGGGAACAAGTATTTGAGTCATGATCTTAAACAGGTGTTTATTGACACTTCTGTTGAAGAAACAGAGAAACCAGCGATCACACTTAAAGAAGTTGAAATTATTCGTTTAATTGCACAGGGATTTCAAAATAAAGAAATAGCTAGCAAATTATTGATTTCAGAAAAAACGGTTGAAGGAAGGAAGACAAGTATTTATCGTAAACTTCAAATTAAAAATAATTTAGGCTTACTGAAATATGCAAATGATAATGGGTATGTATAAAAAAAGGAACTGTCTCAACTGAAACAATTCCTCTCTCACTTAACTATACTACAACTTAAAACTTCATTATTTTTTTGCTTACTGTTCCGCTTTCATAAACGCCAACAAGGTAATAAATACCATTAGCTTGGTTAGAAAGATCAATCTGAGTTTCCTTTGTTTTGGTATTGATTGTTTCTATCAGCATTCCTACAGAATTATAAATATGAAAAGTCAAATTTCCTGAATTCGTTTTCACAACAAATAAATCATGCCCTGGATTTGGCATCACAAGAATTGAAAGTGGGTTTAACTCTTCATTTTCAATACCTGTGCAATCACCAACTGTTTGCGAAACATTCGCACTATTAACACAACCATTCCCATCCATTCCAGTTACCGTATAAGTTACACTAGTTGTTGGACTATGCAAAAAGTTTGTACCCGTTGCGCCGGTATTCCATGAGCATGATGTAACACCAGTAACAGTTATGGTACCTTCTTGACCGGCACATAAAATTGGGTCTGATAATGATACAGTGAGATTAGGCAATGCGTTTACTGTAATTGATTTTGTTACTGTAGATGAACATCCATTCGCATCTGTTCCTACAACGCTTAAAATAGTGTTTGTAGAAGGAGATGTAACTACTGTGTTTGTTGTAGCACCTGTGTTCCAAGAATAAGTTGATGCACCAACTACCGTTTCACTTATGGCTGATCCAACACAAGTTGAATTGTTCCCATTAATAACTAAAGTTGGCAGAGCATTAACTGCAATTGTTTTTGTAACACTTGAAGAACAACCATTTCCATCAGTTCCAGTAACTGCATATACAGAAGTTGCATTTGGAGAAAGCAGAACAGTGTTAGTGGTAGCTCCCGTTGTCCAAGAATAAGTAGACGCACCACTAACAGTTTGACTCGCCGAAACTCCAACACAAACGGTATTAAGACCCGTTATAGCAACTGTTGGCAGAGGATTAACCGTGATGCTATGGATTGCATAATTTATACAACCATATAAATTTATTCCGGCAACAGTGTAACTTGAATTACTGGTTGGAGCCACACTTATTGTATTAGCATTTGCTGTTGTGCTCCAGCTATAACTGAGTGCACCGCCTGCGGTAAGTGTTACTGAAGATCCAGAACAACTGAGACTAGAACCACTAACGGTTACCATTGGTGAATTAATAACCGCCCAATAGTCAACTCTATAATTAGGTCCAGTTGACCAAGTTGAATTAGTAGCCGGTGGATTTGAAAGTGATCCAGGTTGAAAGCACATATTTGTAGCTGCACCCGAACTAGAATAGGTCGCGGGGCCGACACCATTATAGTTTGCCATTATCCAATAATTACCAGCAGGTAAAACTGTATTACTTTGAACCGGAAGAATATTTGTTCCAAACGTAACAGTTCCTTGACTAGTAGATGATACCAAGGTACCGGGAAATCCAGCATTATCAGTATAAATAGCCATTCTATACTGAGCGTTATTACTAGCTCCTGAATTAAGTCCTAAACCAGTCAAAGTTGCAGTGCTTGACAAAGTGAATTGTTGAGCAAGCCATGAGCCATTGGTCCAGCCTGGATTAATAATATAAGCAGCCGGATAACTTCCAAATGTACATTGACCAAACACCGCAGGTGTGGTCATAATAGCTAAGAGAATTAAGAATAAATTTTTTTTCATTTTTTAGGGTTTAATATTTTTACGCGGCGAAAGTAGATATTCTATCTTGTTGCTAAGTGTATTTCATTAGAAGCTTTAAATAGTAAAGTGATTTTCCTTAAAATAGTTAAGGGTTTTCCCTTAACTATTGAGGGTTCCGTTTAAATACATTTAAATAAAAATCCTGTTTATCTACTTTAGCGACCCATTCGTAATTATACAATTTTTACTACGAATTAAAAAGGATGAGATTAGAAACTATACATAACGTAAATTAAGTAATGAACGCAGGTCCTTCGCACCACTCTATCATAGAATTAGAAAATGTTATTATAACCTTTAGAAAAGAAAATATTATTCAAGTTTACTTTAAAAATCATTTATTTTCATATTCTGAAAATGTCAAAATTTTTCACTTGATAAAAGATATGTCTCCTTGGTTGATTGCTCCCATTTTAATTTGTGGCGAAGATTATTACAATCATGACATGAAATCGAAACATTTTTTTGCAAGTGAAGAACTCAAAAAGAAATTTACTGCCGTTGCTTTTTTCGCGAATAACTTTGCTCAAAAAATGGTTATTCAACATTTTATTCAGAAGCACAAACCTAAAACAAGCACGCGCTTTTTTTATAGTGAGGAAGAAGCAATCGATTGGTTGGTAGGTTTTGATGCGAGTGAAACCTGAGTGCATTTTCGGAATGATAAATTCGTTTGATTCACAGTTGCCACAGGATTGCAAATCCTGCGGAGCGGAAAAGTTTCACAGGCTTTGAGCATAGATCTGATTCATAATAGCATCTCTTTAACTGGAAAAGAAATTTGGTTGCAGAATGATCACATAAAAATAAATGAGAAGGATCTGCTTGTCGGCCCACGCTTGGTGTCGCATATGCTAGCGAAGATACAAAACCGCCCTATCTTTTCTGGACAGAGAATTACAATTTTTAAAGATGACTCATTTATCAGACTTTTAATTTTAGAAATTAAAATCTTCGACTATATTTTTTCAGCAATAGATTCAGCGACTCATATTACTCTTTAAGCTCTTTCTTTGCGACTTCCGGATTGCTTTAGTTACTTGCAAACCCTAATTAGACGGATAAGGTAAAACAATTCTCATTTGTATACCCCCCCTTCAAACAAAAGAATGATTTATATAACATATATAATTTCATATTGAATTCTATTATGGTACATTTATATGAGTAAATCATTCTGCGCATTTTTCTTTAATTAAAAATCTCGAACTAATTTAATGTCCATAAACACGTTTGATATTAGCGGTCTTACAAATGAGCAAGTTCTTGATTCAAGAAATAAAAACGGGACAAACAGTGCAAACTACAAAAAAGAAAATGGATTTGTAGATTCCTTAAAGAGTCTGGTGAAAGAACCTATGATACTCTTATTGCTGGCAGCATCTTCAATTTATTTTATTAGCGAAAAAACAGGCGATGGCATTTTTCTTTCTTTGGCTATAGTGTTAGTTGCCGCCATTTCCTTATATCAGGATTCACGGAGCCGCAACGCACTCGATAAATTAAAAAATTTCACTCAGCCGCGCTGCAAAGTTATCCGTAATGGAGAAACAGAAGAAATTTTAAGTGAAGATCTTGTTATTGGCGATGCCCTGATTCTGGAAGAAGGAGGCTCGGTTGCTGCTGATGGCTTTATTATTCATTCAAATGATTTTTCTGTAAACGAATCTATTTTAACGGGAGAGTCCTTTACCGTATATAAAGACAAGACAAAAGAAGATAATGTTATTTATCAAGGTACAACCATTGTAAGTGGTTTAGCCATAGCCACTATCACTGCTATTGGCAATGAAACCAGACTGGGTAAAATTGGCAAAAGTCTCGAAAGTATAAAAGAAGAAGAAACACCCTTAGAATTACAAATCAGCAGTTTTGTGAAAAAAATGGTGATTGTAGGAGCCATTGTTTTTCTAATTGTTTGGGCAGTTAACTATTTCCATTCTTACAATGTGCTGGACAGTTTACTAAAGGCACTTACATTGGCCATGAGTATTTTGCCAGAAGAAATTCCAGTGGCCTTTACGACCTTTATGGCGCTCGGCGCATGGCGATTGATGAAGATGGGTATCATTGTGAAACAAATGAAAACTGTAGAAACACTTGGCAGCGCTACGGTTATCTGCACCGACAAAACTGGAACCATCACCGAAAATAAAATGAGCCTCGCAAAACTTTATACTCTTTCTTCACAAAAAATATCGGATCCAGTAGGGACTTTAAGTCCAGACGAACAAGCGCTTATTACATTGGCTATGTGGTCGAGTGAGCCCATACCTTTCGATCCCATGGAAGTAGCCTTACATGCAGCATATAAAAAAAATGTCGCTACAGATGAGCGTCTACATTATAAAATGGCGCATGAATATCCTCTTGGAGGTAAGCCACCAATGATGACGCATATTTTTGAAAATGAAAAAGGAGACCGCATCATTGCCGCAAAAGGCGCACCCGAAGCTTTGATGAATGTATCGGATTTAAGTGCAGGTGAAAAACTAAAAATTGAA
This region includes:
- a CDS encoding T9SS type A sorting domain-containing protein; amino-acid sequence: MKPQTKTLLFFLFNLFVCLAFSQNETNKWYFGNHAGLDFMTSPPTILTNGAINTIEGCASMSDTSGNLMFYTDGITVYNKMHIAMANGTGLTGNSSSSQSAIIAKQPGNSTVYYVFTQSGPPGAGSAFSIVDMSLAAGMGSVTVKNTTLSAICTEKLTSVKHCNGSDIWVIIHDWNSADFKSFLLSSTGVNTTPVISTIGTTHSINPNYAGCMKTSPNGKKLALAIHGLGAFELYDLDNSTGVISHSLSLTTNAVNKAYGVEFSPDGTKLYGGTGYSNGFLYQWNLCAGNDSLIVASKYPVYTSTAGIAAMQAASDGKIYAARYNQSTLGVINNPNVLGAGCNYVDLGQSIAPKSTVWSIPNFITSYFKTAPTPFTYSSSCTSYSFDSSPTFSLSVACGGNLNTVTGLLWNFGDANSGTANTSTLTNPVHNYSAIGTYTTQLVIYYQCSSDTIRAIITPTAVPPALNVTGTFTLCKGDKQILTATGANNYTWSTGIQTSTILISPTITTVYSVSSTYSNTCMQSKQFTITVNKCTSLQNITKEESWFNIYPNPSNGSVSFETSKELEINLTDFTGKPIRTIPTKIGTTQVDLEDLPSGVYLLRLATYPNSKPIRFIKTD
- a CDS encoding gliding motility-associated C-terminal domain-containing protein, whose protein sequence is MKTLYPFLLLFLTQINAQTCPVNCNGSFDNTSITTGVALVGTIPCWSTTATNGTMEVWGNGANGVSSYSGIQFVELNATMAATMFQTVTAVAGTPFSISFAHRGRAGIDTVQVSIGPFGGPYISLGKYGDGNTAWGTYTVTYTPPTNGLYEVRFTPVYWSGGNVAIGNFLDGVYVSTPVNLVIGATSSTICSGGSTTLTASGALSYTWIPISVNPTIVVSPTITTTYYLYGHSNACTDADSITIVVSSGAPVAIAGPTSVCVGSSATLTATGSTTYTWNTSANSSSIVVTPTSTTVYSVVGGTGNCSGSGTFVVTVVNYPVLSVSNVSICPGQVATLTASGAVTYTWNSPFATGANYTHNPLTTKQYTVIGSVSGCTAMTTASVILKPVPVPVISSNSPLCNAASLSLNGGGGVSYLWSGPFSFTSGIQNPLINPVGPNNSGVYTLVVTGANNCTVSANATVVVNSAPALVVVAGTVCAGETLSLSVNPLAGTTYTWTGPLNFNSNLQNVLFPNSTLQHSGIYTVIATGVNGCKISATATASVLPPPSPHISLNNQTICAQAFNGSPNGLTANFTGASLYTLSVPNYINSSNPSGPASILTMTAPYQPAGPVTVTLVGSNGACTVSVTSQFTIIPNPTVIISNPFPICVGQTYTYTASGADAYTWSAALPGSISSVSNNVAIVTPASTSSFSVIGTSLGCNSATNSSTLTVNVLPQFVVETNQAVVCLGSSAVLSTKGTGDNFIWFPSTALNSVAGSTVMFNPTVLQSHNYTVVASLNNCTNSAMVTLSVAPLPVPIITSIAQTVCVNNMITLQGSGGGDYQWNGPAGYIGNDQNMTFKVNSMNYSGIYTLTVIDLNKCKADATQPLALFNLPTGHFPADQLKGCAPYCSQLSFSVNSTSTPVNLMNWQVSTTSFTGSDFRHCFKEEGEHYIKGMLRDTNNCINQFTLIVNVFPKPSANFVFAPKTPIEMLDEVLFTNTSDGVELTNRDWYFTDNMGYRTTDEYVRYTYSNAGTYPVAMVIRNKWGCADTVVKEISVEPNFSIYVPNIFTPNEDGKNEVFLPIVRGANWYHLMVFNRWGEMLFESVDTNEGWDGSYKGQVCENGTYVWKITLFINGKGSEKSYSGHVSINR
- a CDS encoding tetratricopeptide repeat-containing sensor histidine kinase, yielding MNTRAQNDDSLVLALKKIPETKISAPDDTLALGLLYTLALRNIVPEKLDQYCFRLRRETEKKIVLLPRDHKLQTTLKKYLAFAYNHYGLVNRDKGDVVTALDYFHKSLKIYEELKLLNWVGVVYNNMANTYNDIGDLNKAIEYIRKGLTLINQYGEYEEIAVSTINLGYFHFLKNRIDTALFYYEIGLKKCIENNDLYTQTLAHERIGQVYAAKQQYDVAMHYYQKSLNLGEKFDRYKLVASVLNDIGDCYYFQNNYKEALNYSERSLKQSLELGNAVKIKNAAFSLKTIYEKLGNEKQALKMYELYIQMRDSTNNEITQRLALKKQMEFELEKKEITFKSEKERLEKLFDQKRKFYFILALILLVLIGILFLSFYLWYKFRKERQSNDLNIELKEQLKLEIKEKENIANSIIDIQEIERKKLAAELHDGVNQLLFAAKLQLGAAKSTAEVLHKEGIKLIEMAIQEIRGIAGNQGSFLLKDKSLSDALSDLIQQMNGTNNMEIIFLNYGINEILLDESHKINVLRTIQELLNNSIKHSKGINCYISAKTTDSKILFSVSDNGIGTDLKNIIYGNGLKNIKNKILLLKGKIRSFSLPNKGSKTFIVLPLNK
- a CDS encoding response regulator transcription factor encodes the protein MIKILLVEDHKLVRQAWRNLLLTNNEIVIIGEAETGEEALAFVRGSIPDIILLDINLKGENGSVIIPTLCNILPHPKIIVVSMNTEYSFVKTMFKLGVLGYISKNASLEDMLTGIAEVAKGNKYLSHDLKQVFIDTSVEETEKPAITLKEVEIIRLIAQGFQNKEIASKLLISEKTVEGRKTSIYRKLQIKNNLGLLKYANDNGYV
- a CDS encoding T9SS type A sorting domain-containing protein, which translates into the protein MKKNLFLILLAIMTTPAVFGQCTFGSYPAAYIINPGWTNGSWLAQQFTLSSTATLTGLGLNSGASNNAQYRMAIYTDNAGFPGTLVSSTSQGTVTFGTNILPVQSNTVLPAGNYWIMANYNGVGPATYSSSGAATNMCFQPGSLSNPPATNSTWSTGPNYRVDYWAVINSPMVTVSGSSLSCSGSSVTLTAGGALSYSWSTTANANTISVAPTSNSSYTVAGINLYGCINYAIHSITVNPLPTVAITGLNTVCVGVSASQTVSGASTYSWTTGATTNTVLLSPNATSVYAVTGTDGNGCSSSVTKTIAVNALPTLVINGNNSTCVGSAISETVVGASTYSWNTGATTNTVVTSPSTNTILSVVGTDANGCSSTVTKSITVNALPNLTVSLSDPILCAGQEGTITVTGVTSCSWNTGATGTNFLHSPTTSVTYTVTGMDGNGCVNSANVSQTVGDCTGIENEELNPLSILVMPNPGHDLFVVKTNSGNLTFHIYNSVGMLIETINTKTKETQIDLSNQANGIYYLVGVYESGTVSKKIMKF
- a CDS encoding DUF7793 family protein; translated protein: MNAGPSHHSIIELENVIITFRKENIIQVYFKNHLFSYSENVKIFHLIKDMSPWLIAPILICGEDYYNHDMKSKHFFASEELKKKFTAVAFFANNFAQKMVIQHFIQKHKPKTSTRFFYSEEEAIDWLVGFDASET